In the Lactobacillus paragasseri genome, TTAAGGCTGTACCAATTAAAAGAGGAACAGCGATAGCTCCAGAATACATCGCCAATAAATGCTGCAATCCTAATAAAGCTGCTTTTTTGTGGTTAACTTGCATATGCTTCATTTATTTTTCTCCTACAAAATGTACTTGATTATTTTCAAAGTTAGCAATTCTAGCTAGGGCTTCAAGACGATAGCCATGTTCTTTAACCCAGTCGCTACCACCTTGGAACTCTTTGGCTACTACCACGCCGACGCCTGCTACAGATGCATCTGCTTGCCTGGCAATATTAAGCATTCCCTTAACAGCTTCACCGTGTGCTAAGAAATCGTCGATAATTAATAAATGGTCATCACTACTTAAAAATTTCTTTTCAACACAAATTTTATTGTTAACCTTTTTTGTATAAGAAAATACATCGGCCCAGTAAACGGCATCATTGAGAGTAGATGGCTTTTTCTTTCTTGCAAAAACCATTGGAACACCCAATTGATAAGCTGCCATAATACCAGGTGCAATTCCTGAAGCTTCGCAGGTAAGAACTTTAGTGATTTTTTCGTTTTCAAATAAACGTTTGAATTCTGCTCCTACTTGCATCATAAGTTCCGGATCGACTTGATGATTAAGAAAAGAATTAATCTTTAAGACGTCACCATCTAGTACTTCACCATCTTTGCGAATCCGTTCCTCAAGTAATTTCAATTTGTTCCTCCTGCATAAAAAAGACTTCTTCTACCCGTGAATTTAGGGTAAAAGAAGTCTATTGTAGTG is a window encoding:
- a CDS encoding xanthine phosphoribosyltransferase, yielding MKLLEERIRKDGEVLDGDVLKINSFLNHQVDPELMMQVGAEFKRLFENEKITKVLTCEASGIAPGIMAAYQLGVPMVFARKKKPSTLNDAVYWADVFSYTKKVNNKICVEKKFLSSDDHLLIIDDFLAHGEAVKGMLNIARQADASVAGVGVVVAKEFQGGSDWVKEHGYRLEALARIANFENNQVHFVGEK